Proteins encoded together in one Rhodothermales bacterium window:
- a CDS encoding O-antigen ligase family protein yields MHVESQLVSLALGALGFAVAAWPGSKSRPAAALLRFPVFWAGLVLLVLITVQALNPAWKYSRDDTGWWLESLSHVPWLPAGIGAPLDRSNPWRALIVLGSLWLLLGAIWIGVRRQVSLERLFAVLIGNAVLLAALALAQKLAGAKEIFWTYRPSNESFVASFIYPNHASPYFNLMAAVALGLAWQRYRRVRVGRAGIAGARLLTVAAVLCGIAVVFTFSRAAIVLLLGFACAIGLVIAIRRSSPQKHSSEHPEFLPLALGLVLALGAGLGSLTADRLQVRFAPLLTDPAATALSRRVASQATAEMFLDRWIWGWGAGCFRHAFPLFARHHPQIYGDDSTGRKYWEHAHNDLLQFPAELGVVGMAPLGFAALWAARRLVRKRFWRQPTALSGIAGCGITLLHASVDFVFQNPAVLLTWGTVLIVLLRWPDAQPPMPATGRPARIPAQDQPPPDST; encoded by the coding sequence GCGGTGGCGGCGTGGCCGGGTTCAAAATCGCGGCCCGCCGCCGCCCTCCTTCGATTTCCTGTCTTCTGGGCCGGACTTGTCCTGCTCGTGCTGATCACAGTTCAAGCCCTGAACCCGGCTTGGAAATACTCGCGCGATGATACTGGGTGGTGGCTTGAATCCTTAAGCCACGTGCCGTGGCTGCCCGCCGGGATCGGCGCGCCGCTCGATCGCTCCAACCCGTGGCGCGCGCTCATCGTGTTGGGCTCACTGTGGCTGCTGCTCGGCGCGATCTGGATCGGCGTCCGCCGCCAAGTGAGTTTAGAGCGTCTGTTTGCAGTGCTGATCGGAAACGCCGTCCTGCTCGCCGCGCTGGCGCTCGCCCAAAAATTGGCGGGGGCAAAGGAGATATTCTGGACTTACCGGCCGAGCAACGAGTCGTTCGTCGCAAGTTTCATTTATCCGAACCACGCCAGTCCGTACTTCAATCTCATGGCGGCCGTGGCGCTCGGACTGGCGTGGCAGCGTTATCGGCGCGTTCGAGTCGGGCGGGCGGGCATCGCCGGCGCTCGGCTGCTCACGGTCGCCGCTGTGCTCTGCGGGATCGCCGTCGTCTTCACGTTCTCGCGCGCCGCAATCGTTTTGCTGCTGGGATTCGCGTGCGCGATCGGGCTCGTGATCGCGATCCGGCGGTCCTCGCCGCAAAAACACTCCTCCGAGCACCCGGAGTTCCTGCCCCTCGCCCTGGGCCTCGTGCTCGCTCTCGGGGCGGGCCTCGGATCGCTCACTGCGGACCGACTGCAGGTCCGGTTCGCGCCCCTACTCACGGACCCGGCGGCAACCGCGCTCAGCCGACGGGTCGCCAGCCAGGCTACCGCGGAGATGTTCCTCGATCGCTGGATTTGGGGATGGGGTGCAGGCTGCTTCCGGCATGCCTTTCCCTTGTTTGCCCGCCATCATCCGCAGATCTACGGTGACGACTCCACCGGGCGAAAATACTGGGAGCATGCCCATAACGACCTGTTGCAATTTCCCGCCGAACTGGGCGTTGTCGGGATGGCTCCGCTGGGTTTCGCCGCACTGTGGGCGGCACGCCGGCTGGTCCGAAAGAGGTTCTGGCGTCAACCGACGGCCTTGAGCGGGATCGCGGGCTGCGGGATTACGCTCTTGCACGCTTCGGTCGATTTCGTGTTCCAGAATCCTGCGGTGCTTCTTACTTGGGGTACGGTTCTCATCGTCCTTCTTCGGTGGCCTGACGCACAGCCGCCCATGCCTGCCACCGGCCGACCCGCGCGAATCCCGGCGCAGGATCAACCACCGCCCGATTCGACATAG